A genomic segment from Glycine soja cultivar W05 chromosome 18, ASM419377v2, whole genome shotgun sequence encodes:
- the LOC114396551 gene encoding mannose-1-phosphate guanylyltransferase 1 → MKALILVGGFGTRLRPLTLSVPKPLVDFANKPMILHQIEALKAIGVNEVVLAINYQPEVMLNFLKEFEAKLGIKITCSQETEPLGTAGPLALARDKLIDDSGEPFFVLNSDVISEYPLKEMIEFHKTHGGEATIMVTKVDEPSKYGVVVMEETTGQVERFVEKPKLFVGNKINAGIYLLNPSVLDRIELRPTSIEKEVFPKIAAEKKLYAMVLPGFWMDIGQPKDYISGLTLYLDSLRKKSPSKLASGPHFVGNVIVHETATIGEGCLVGPDVAIGPGCVVESGVRLSRCTVMRGVRIKKHTCISNSIIGWHSTVGQWARVENMTILGEDVHVCDEVYSNGGVVLPHKEIKSNILKPEIVM, encoded by the exons ATGAAGGCACTAATTCTTGTTGGAGGGTTTGGAACAAGGTTGAGGCCATTGACACTCAGTGTTCCCAAGCCTCTTGTTGATTTTGCTAACAAGCCCATGATTCTGCATCAG ATAGAAGCTCTCAAGGCCATTGGCGTCAATGAAGTGGTACTAGCTATCAATTACCAACCAGAG GTCATGTTGAATTTCTTGAAGGAGTTTGAGGCAAAACTTGGTATCAAAATCACTTGTTCTCAAGAAACTGAACCGCTAGGTACTGCAGGCCCCTTGGCTCTTGCGAGGGATAAGCTAATAGATGACTCTGGAGAGCCATTTTTTGTTCTCAACAGTGATGTTATCAGTGAGTACCCACTTAAAGAAATGATTGAATTCCACAAAACCCATGGAGGAGAGGCTACCATAATGGTGACAAAG GTCGATGAGCCATCAAAATATGGTGTGGTTGTGATGGAGGAGACTACCGGGCAGGTTGAGAGATTTGTAGAGAAACCAAAGTTGTTTGTTGGCAACAAAATCAATGCTGGAATCTACCTATTGAACCCCTCAGTTTTGGATCGAATTGAACTGAGGCCCACTTCTATCGAGAAAGAGGTGTTTCCAAAGATTGCAGCAGAGAAAAAGCTATATGCAATGGTCCTGCCAGGATTCTGGATGGACATTGGACAACCAAAGGACTATATTTCTGGCCTGACACTTTACCTGGACTCGCTGAGGAAAAAGTCTCCTTCTAAACTGGCCAGTGGTCCTCACTTTGTGGGGAATGTCATTGTGCATGAAACTGCCACTATTGGCGAGGGATGTCTCGTTGGACCTGATGTTGCAATCGGTCCTGGCTGTGTTGTTGAGTCAGGTGTCAGGCTTTCACGCTGCACAGTTATGCGAGGAGTTCGGATTAAAAAGCATACTTGCATATCCAACAGTATCATTGGGTGGCATTCCACTGTTGGGCAATGGGCCCGTGTGGAGAATATGACTATCCTTGGAGAAGATGTCCATGTTTGTGATGAAGTTTATAGCAATGGTGGTGTAGTTTTGCCCCACAAGGAGATCAAGTCAAACATTCTAAAGCCAGAGATTGTCATGTGA
- the LOC114394843 gene encoding stellacyanin-like yields MALSPLSMLVVIATIFLPSVAVAKEFVVGDGHGWTIGFDYAAWAADKTFQVGDVLVFNYAVGEHNVFKVNGTAFQSCTIPPASEALSTGNDRIVLAIPGRKWYICGVEDHCSAGQKLVITVQPQTLPPTLPPSPTPAPSPRQHRPHFGRWVPNIFH; encoded by the exons ATGGCTCTTTCACCACTCAGCATGCTTGTGGTCATTGCCACCATCTTCCTCCCATCCGTTGCTGTGGCCAAGGAATTCGTAGTTGGTGATGGTCATGGATGGACAATAGGCTTTGATTATGCAGCTTGGGCTGCAGATAAGACCTTCCAAGTTGGGGATGTACTTG TATTCAATTATGCTGTTGGAGAACACAATGTGTTCAAAGTGAATGGAACTGCATTCCAGAGCTGCACGATTCCTCCAGCAAGTGAAGCATTGTCTACTGGAAATGACCGTATTGTATTGGCAATTCCTGGCAGAAAATGGTACATATGTGGTGTTGAAGATCACTGCAGTGCTGGCCAAAAGCTTGTTATCACAGTTCAACCCCAAACACTGCCTCCAACTCTACCACCATCACCTACTCCTGCACCTTCGCCTCGTCAACATCGTCCTCATTTTGGTCGATGGGTgcctaatatttttcattaa